One stretch of Helicobacter jaachi DNA includes these proteins:
- a CDS encoding type III pantothenate kinase, protein MLLCDVGNTFLHFYHKGRIWKEKPYALTKKKENLPIYYISVNERFERCLLASHPYCINVGEYIELDTPYEGLGIDRKAACKAISDGVIIDAGSAITADIMHEGIHMGGYIMPGLAAYKKMCADISPALNKELEPGVNLYELPKNTTDALSFGAIKSVILMIKNTSRTKKLYFTGGDGKFFARFFENAIYDNTLVFKGMQKALEKHI, encoded by the coding sequence ATGCTTTTGTGCGATGTGGGCAATACTTTTTTGCATTTTTATCATAAAGGGCGCATTTGGAAAGAAAAGCCCTACGCACTCACAAAAAAAAAAGAGAATCTGCCCATTTATTACATAAGCGTAAATGAGCGATTTGAGCGATGTTTGCTCGCTTCGCACCCTTATTGCATTAATGTGGGAGAGTATATTGAGCTAGATACGCCCTATGAGGGCTTAGGTATAGATAGAAAGGCCGCTTGCAAAGCCATTAGCGATGGTGTAATTATCGATGCAGGCAGTGCTATTACTGCTGATATTATGCATGAGGGTATCCATATGGGTGGCTACATTATGCCCGGGCTTGCTGCGTATAAAAAAATGTGTGCTGATATTTCGCCCGCGCTCAATAAAGAGCTAGAGCCGGGCGTAAATCTTTATGAATTGCCCAAAAACACCACAGACGCGCTAAGCTTTGGCGCGATAAAAAGCGTGATATTAATGATTAAAAATACTTCGCGCACTAAAAAGTTATATTTTACTGGCGGTGATGGCAAATTTTTTGCGCGTTTTTTTGAAAATGCCATTTATGATAATACACTGGTATTTAAGGGCATGCAAAAAGCCCTAGAAAAACATATCTAG
- a CDS encoding tetratricopeptide repeat protein translates to MDLQTNLKGIKESFDNDEKMLENAFRLERLWRKYRTFIIVLVLCIIGALIYWQVAQYLDSKRAQEASSAYDKLTQNAEDKEALQTLKQSSPQLYDLYQYFNAHGDRAVYEGLLDSQNDFVRLLAQYEMASLQAGAILEANEASKPNEDINALLQPLDSIKSANLKDLATLQAAYILFKANKIDQAHQKLMLIPQDSPLRNEATMLKHYGIDNKPSS, encoded by the coding sequence ATGGATTTGCAGACAAATCTTAAAGGCATTAAAGAATCATTTGACAATGACGAAAAAATGCTAGAGAATGCCTTTAGGCTAGAGCGATTATGGAGGAAATACCGCACTTTTATTATCGTGCTAGTGCTGTGTATTATTGGCGCGCTCATATACTGGCAAGTGGCGCAATATCTAGATTCTAAACGCGCGCAAGAGGCTAGCAGTGCTTATGATAAGCTCACACAAAATGCAGAGGATAAAGAGGCTTTGCAAACCTTAAAGCAATCTAGCCCGCAGCTGTATGATTTATATCAATATTTTAATGCACACGGCGATAGGGCAGTGTATGAGGGGCTTTTAGATTCTCAAAATGACTTTGTGCGTTTGCTCGCGCAATATGAAATGGCTTCTTTGCAAGCAGGTGCGATACTAGAGGCAAACGAGGCGAGCAAGCCAAATGAGGATATAAATGCGCTCTTGCAGCCTCTAGATTCTATAAAATCTGCAAATCTTAAAGATTTAGCCACTCTGCAAGCAGCCTACATACTCTTTAAAGCCAACAAAATAGACCAAGCCCACCAAAAGCTTATGCTTATCCCTCAAGATTCGCCACTAAGAAATGAGGCAACTATGCTTAAGCATTATGGCATTGATAATAAGCCATCATCATAG
- the dut gene encoding dUTP diphosphatase: MKYVTLKIKKLHKDAIIPAYQSPQSAGFDLHAIEDYELQAAQRMLISTGLAFEIESGFEIQVRPRSGLALRNGISVLNTPGTIDSDYRGEIKIILINHSNETFFIKKGDRIAQAVINEIYQAVFQEVVDLSDTERGSGGFGSSGVS, from the coding sequence ATGAAATACGTCACGCTAAAGATTAAAAAACTGCATAAAGATGCCATAATCCCTGCTTACCAAAGCCCGCAATCAGCAGGCTTTGATTTGCATGCTATTGAAGATTATGAGCTTCAAGCTGCACAAAGAATGCTAATTAGCACAGGTTTAGCCTTTGAGATAGAATCTGGCTTTGAAATTCAAGTGCGTCCAAGAAGTGGGCTAGCGCTTAGAAATGGCATAAGCGTGCTAAATACGCCCGGCACGATTGATAGCGACTATAGGGGTGAAATTAAAATTATCCTTATTAATCATTCAAATGAGACATTTTTTATTAAAAAAGGCGATAGAATAGCCCAAGCTGTGATTAATGAGATTTATCAAGCTGTGTTTCAAGAAGTGGTAGATTTAAGCGATACAGAGCGCGGAAGTGGGGGCTTTGGCTCTTCTGGCGTGAGCTAA
- the greA gene encoding transcription elongation factor GreA: MATEPMTNYGYEKLVAELKNLKEVQRPNIVVEIDVARSHGDLKENAEYHAAREKQAFIEARINELGLMLANAQVIDPSTLPHDKISFGSSVKILNLDTDKEFIYTLVGSMESNPSQGLISVSSPIAKALMGKKQGDEVSIMLPNGENEFEILEVFYKDIVF; encoded by the coding sequence ATGGCAACAGAACCCATGACCAATTACGGCTATGAAAAGCTTGTAGCAGAATTAAAAAATTTAAAAGAAGTGCAGCGTCCAAATATCGTAGTAGAAATCGATGTGGCACGCTCGCATGGAGATTTGAAAGAAAATGCAGAATACCATGCTGCGCGCGAAAAACAGGCTTTCATAGAGGCGCGCATTAATGAATTAGGGCTTATGCTAGCAAATGCGCAGGTGATTGACCCCTCCACGCTGCCCCATGATAAAATCAGCTTTGGCTCAAGTGTTAAAATCCTTAATCTTGATACGGATAAAGAATTTATCTACACGCTTGTTGGCTCAATGGAGAGCAATCCATCGCAAGGCTTAATCTCTGTGTCCTCACCTATTGCTAAGGCTCTCATGGGCAAAAAGCAAGGCGATGAAGTGAGCATTATGCTGCCAAATGGCGAAAATGAATTTGAAATCCTTGAAGTATTTTATAAAGATATTGTTTTTTAG
- a CDS encoding HAD family hydrolase, which translates to MKQHIVLFDLDGTLIDSTQAIYESFCKAYEAMGQTPPSFEQTKACIGHTLENMFLQNNVTSFNVDKYVNHYRIYYRALMESGTHLLTHAKEAIIEAYNFAYLGIVTTKRGDFSQILLEKLGVWEYFETIVGIESVSSPKPHPQPILMALQQFPQQARNIPKDRIYMIGDTPLDIQAAQEAGINPIGVLCGFGKKEDMQAFGIPLYEHTLQAVQAIAQKCSI; encoded by the coding sequence ATGAAACAACACATTGTGCTTTTTGATTTAGATGGCACGCTTATAGATTCTACGCAAGCCATTTATGAGAGCTTTTGCAAAGCCTATGAAGCAATGGGGCAAACCCCGCCATCATTTGAGCAAACAAAGGCTTGTATCGGGCATACTTTAGAGAATATGTTTTTGCAAAATAATGTAACAAGTTTCAATGTAGATAAATATGTCAATCACTACAGAATCTACTACCGCGCGCTTATGGAGAGCGGCACACATTTGCTCACCCACGCAAAAGAGGCAATCATAGAGGCTTATAATTTTGCATATCTTGGGATTGTAACCACAAAGCGCGGAGATTTCTCGCAGATTCTGTTAGAAAAATTAGGCGTATGGGAGTATTTTGAAACCATTGTCGGTATAGAATCTGTAAGCAGCCCTAAGCCTCACCCACAGCCTATTTTAATGGCATTGCAGCAGTTTCCTCAACAAGCGCGAAACATTCCCAAAGATAGAATCTACATGATAGGCGACACGCCCCTTGATATACAAGCAGCACAAGAAGCGGGGATTAATCCCATAGGCGTGCTATGTGGCTTTGGCAAAAAAGAGGATATGCAAGCTTTTGGCATACCTCTGTATGAGCATACATTGCAGGCAGTGCAGGCTATTGCGCAAAAATGCAGCATTTAG
- the napA gene encoding nitrate reductase catalytic subunit NapA, which produces MTSKIEKSKSALSRRDFIKSAAAASAAASVGLSVPSVMSAEAQNAQKLWKWDKSVCRFCGTGCGIMVATQKDSNGHAKIVAVKGDPEAPVNRGLNCIKGYFCAKIMYGADRLTQPLLRVNSKGEFDKKGKFAPVSWKRAFDEMEKQFKKAYNELGPTGIAVFGSGQYTIPEGFAAVKLIKGGFRSNNIDPNARHCMASAVVGFMETFGIDEPAGCYDDIELTDTFVTWGANMAEMHPVLWSRVTDRKLSHDKIKVINLSTYTNRTSDLADIEIIFKPHTDLAIWNFIAREIVKRNAIDNEFVQENCVFSTGFVNIGYGMRNNPNHPKFKPQERDIVAKEVSKIMSDDEGVTLQYLGIKAGDEMKMDKAGAAGNHWGISFEDFKKGLEPYTLDFVAKLAKGNPDEDLESFKQKLQNLADYYIDKNRKVVSFWTMGMNQHQRGTWVNEQSYMVHMLLGKQAKPGNGAFSLTGQPSACGTAREVGTFAHRLPADMVVANPKHREVTEKIWNLPAGTLNGKIGSPYLKIMRDLEDGKIKWAWVQVNNPWQNTANANHWIAAARELDNFIVVSDCYPGVSAKVADLILPSAMIYEKWGAYGNAERRTQHWKQQVVAPGEAMPDIWQMMEFAKRFKLSEVWGKEYSELGLKPVLESAKAMGYKADDTLYDVLYANKSAKAFSAQDSVLKDELNTEVFGDYRNVTDGSGETFKGYGFFIQKYLWEEYRQFGLGHGHDLADFDTYHQVRGLRWPVVNGKETQWRFNAKYDYYAQKYGNGKAFAFYGNKGKDMPSGSLNAPSEAKVSIDNKAKIFLRPYMDPCEMPNEEYPMWLCTGRVLEHWHSGTMTMRVPELYRAVPEALCYMHPEDANAHSFAQNDVVWVESRRGKVKAKLDLRGRNRPPKGLIYVPWFDENVFINKVCLDATCPISKQTDFKKCAVKVYKA; this is translated from the coding sequence ATGACAAGCAAGATTGAAAAAAGCAAATCCGCACTTTCGCGCCGAGATTTTATCAAAAGCGCAGCCGCCGCTTCAGCAGCAGCAAGCGTGGGATTAAGCGTTCCAAGCGTGATGAGCGCAGAAGCGCAAAATGCTCAAAAGCTTTGGAAGTGGGATAAATCAGTGTGTAGATTCTGTGGGACGGGCTGTGGCATTATGGTAGCCACGCAAAAAGATAGTAATGGGCATGCCAAAATCGTAGCCGTGAAAGGCGACCCAGAAGCTCCTGTAAATCGTGGCTTAAACTGCATTAAGGGGTATTTTTGCGCCAAAATTATGTATGGCGCAGATAGGCTTACCCAACCACTTTTGCGCGTAAATAGCAAGGGCGAGTTTGATAAAAAGGGCAAGTTCGCGCCTGTGAGCTGGAAAAGGGCATTTGATGAGATGGAAAAGCAATTTAAAAAAGCTTACAATGAGCTAGGACCAACGGGCATAGCCGTATTTGGCTCTGGGCAATACACTATCCCTGAAGGATTTGCAGCTGTTAAGCTTATTAAAGGCGGCTTTAGAAGCAATAACATCGACCCTAATGCGCGGCATTGTATGGCAAGCGCGGTTGTTGGCTTTATGGAGACTTTTGGTATTGATGAGCCAGCGGGCTGCTATGATGATATTGAGCTTACTGATACTTTTGTCACTTGGGGAGCAAATATGGCAGAAATGCACCCTGTGCTTTGGAGTCGCGTAACAGATAGAAAATTAAGCCATGATAAAATTAAAGTCATAAATCTCTCAACCTACACCAACCGCACCTCGGATTTAGCCGATATTGAGATTATTTTTAAACCTCACACAGATTTAGCCATTTGGAACTTTATTGCGCGCGAAATTGTGAAGCGCAATGCTATTGATAATGAGTTTGTGCAAGAAAATTGTGTCTTTAGCACAGGCTTTGTCAATATTGGCTATGGTATGAGAAATAATCCAAATCACCCCAAGTTTAAACCTCAAGAGCGCGATATTGTCGCTAAAGAGGTATCAAAAATTATGAGTGATGATGAGGGCGTAACGCTGCAATATCTAGGCATAAAAGCAGGCGATGAAATGAAAATGGACAAAGCAGGCGCTGCTGGTAATCACTGGGGCATTAGCTTTGAGGATTTTAAGAAGGGCTTAGAGCCTTATACGCTTGATTTTGTCGCAAAGCTTGCAAAGGGCAATCCTGATGAGGATTTGGAGTCTTTTAAGCAAAAATTACAGAATCTAGCTGATTATTACATCGATAAAAATCGCAAGGTAGTGAGCTTTTGGACAATGGGTATGAACCAACACCAAAGAGGCACTTGGGTGAATGAGCAAAGCTATATGGTGCATATGCTACTTGGCAAGCAGGCAAAGCCCGGCAATGGTGCATTTTCACTCACAGGGCAACCAAGTGCTTGCGGCACAGCGCGAGAAGTGGGGACATTTGCTCATAGATTACCCGCAGATATGGTAGTGGCAAATCCAAAACATCGTGAAGTTACTGAAAAAATATGGAATTTGCCCGCTGGCACATTAAATGGCAAAATTGGCTCGCCTTATCTTAAAATTATGCGCGATTTAGAAGATGGCAAAATCAAATGGGCGTGGGTGCAGGTAAATAATCCATGGCAAAATACAGCCAATGCAAATCACTGGATTGCCGCAGCTAGAGAATTAGATAATTTTATCGTGGTGAGTGATTGCTATCCGGGCGTGAGTGCTAAAGTAGCGGATTTAATCTTGCCTAGTGCTATGATTTATGAAAAATGGGGCGCGTATGGCAATGCGGAGAGACGCACGCAGCATTGGAAGCAACAAGTTGTAGCGCCCGGTGAGGCTATGCCTGATATTTGGCAAATGATGGAATTTGCTAAGCGCTTTAAATTAAGCGAAGTATGGGGGAAAGAATATAGCGAACTTGGCTTAAAGCCTGTGTTAGAATCTGCTAAGGCTATGGGCTATAAAGCCGATGATACGCTCTATGATGTGCTGTATGCAAATAAAAGCGCAAAGGCTTTTAGTGCGCAAGATTCTGTATTGAAAGATGAGCTAAATACAGAGGTGTTTGGCGATTACCGCAATGTTACAGATGGCAGTGGAGAGACATTTAAGGGCTATGGATTTTTTATTCAAAAATATTTGTGGGAGGAGTATCGTCAGTTTGGCTTAGGGCATGGACACGATTTGGCAGATTTTGATACCTATCATCAAGTAAGAGGTTTGCGCTGGCCTGTGGTGAATGGCAAAGAAACACAATGGCGATTTAATGCAAAGTATGATTACTACGCCCAAAAATATGGCAATGGCAAGGCATTTGCATTCTATGGAAACAAAGGCAAAGATATGCCATCTGGTTCGCTTAATGCGCCTAGTGAAGCAAAAGTGAGCATTGATAATAAGGCAAAAATCTTTTTACGCCCTTATATGGACCCTTGCGAAATGCCAAATGAGGAATATCCTATGTGGCTTTGCACAGGGCGTGTGCTGGAGCATTGGCATAGCGGGACAATGACTATGCGTGTGCCTGAACTTTATCGCGCTGTGCCTGAAGCGCTCTGCTATATGCACCCTGAAGATGCAAATGCGCATAGTTTTGCGCAAAATGATGTAGTTTGGGTAGAATCTAGGCGCGGAAAAGTTAAGGCTAAGCTTGATTTGCGTGGTAGAAATCGTCCGCCAAAAGGGCTTATTTATGTGCCTTGGTTTGATGAAAATGTATTTATTAATAAAGTTTGTTTAGATGCGACTTGTCCCATTTCTAAGCAGACAGATTTTAAAAAATGTGCCGTGAAAGTCTATAAAGCATAA
- the napG gene encoding ferredoxin-type protein NapG: MSHKIPTLFNPQRREALVKIGQNAGFALFGALIWGAYINVAKAGNANILRPPGASKNDAEFIASCIKCGLCVEACPFYTLKLATPNDDTVIGTPFFEARKVPCYMCRDIPCAAACPTNALDLKRLYQPKKHEEGVNYTQADINNATMGVAVVDSKHCIAYAGIQCDACYRACPLLDKAIKLEYKRNERTGKHGFLLPVVDSDYCTGCGMCEKACVTELPTIIVLPRSVALGKMGTNYIKGWDKSDESRLFEVKDSQQKPQNTPASGGLDYLNNSLEDL, encoded by the coding sequence GTGTCACATAAAATACCGACATTGTTTAACCCACAAAGGCGCGAAGCATTAGTAAAAATAGGGCAGAACGCAGGCTTTGCTCTCTTTGGCGCGCTTATTTGGGGGGCTTATATCAATGTGGCAAAAGCAGGCAATGCAAATATTTTGCGTCCACCTGGGGCGAGTAAAAATGATGCGGAGTTTATCGCTAGCTGCATTAAATGCGGTCTTTGCGTGGAGGCTTGCCCATTTTATACGCTAAAGCTTGCTACACCAAATGATGACACAGTCATTGGCACACCTTTTTTTGAAGCGCGCAAAGTGCCTTGCTATATGTGCAGGGATATTCCTTGCGCGGCGGCTTGCCCTACGAATGCACTTGATTTAAAGCGATTGTATCAGCCTAAAAAGCACGAAGAGGGCGTAAATTACACGCAAGCAGATATTAATAATGCCACAATGGGCGTGGCTGTGGTAGATTCTAAACATTGCATCGCGTATGCTGGGATTCAGTGTGATGCGTGCTATCGCGCTTGCCCACTTTTAGATAAGGCTATTAAGCTTGAGTATAAGCGTAATGAGCGCACAGGCAAACATGGCTTTTTGCTCCCTGTGGTGGATAGTGATTACTGCACGGGCTGCGGTATGTGCGAAAAGGCTTGCGTGACAGAACTTCCTACGATTATTGTCTTGCCGCGTAGTGTGGCGCTAGGCAAAATGGGGACAAACTACATTAAAGGTTGGGATAAAAGTGATGAATCTCGCCTTTTTGAGGTTAAAGATTCTCAACAAAAGCCGCAAAATACACCAGCAAGCGGTGGCTTAGATTATCTTAATAACTCATTAGAGGATTTATGA
- the napH gene encoding quinol dehydrogenase ferredoxin subunit NapH: MMRKMKYLLLRRFCQFAILILFVLGNYSIATFKNVQNVEEIGIFGGDIESYIGDSSSVLAKTPSAISSIVQGNLSYSKWFNGLFSLADPLGALQIFLAGGGLALDVLLGVALVVIIYGVFLGRAYCAYVCPINLVTDLASFLRTKLGLNRAPRKLFFSRLTRFVILALGLALSAIFSVAAFELLSPISMLHRGVVFGMGFGVFAIVAVFLFDLFMVKNGFCGHICPLGAMYSLIGKFALLRVSHNVANCTKCMQCVQICPEPEVLKPIGKESGAFKTMTCLRCGRCIEACDDNALTFSILNLTLKERK; the protein is encoded by the coding sequence ATGATGAGAAAGATGAAATATCTTCTTTTGAGACGCTTTTGCCAGTTTGCTATTCTTATTTTGTTTGTGCTAGGGAATTATTCTATCGCTACATTTAAAAATGTGCAAAATGTGGAGGAAATAGGCATTTTTGGTGGTGATATAGAATCTTACATCGGTGATTCTAGCTCTGTTTTGGCTAAAACACCAAGTGCGATAAGTAGCATTGTGCAAGGGAATTTAAGCTATTCAAAGTGGTTTAATGGGCTTTTTAGCCTAGCAGACCCGCTAGGTGCGTTGCAAATTTTTCTAGCCGGAGGTGGATTAGCCCTTGATGTGCTTTTGGGCGTGGCGCTTGTAGTAATTATTTATGGTGTGTTTTTGGGTAGGGCGTATTGCGCGTATGTGTGTCCTATTAATTTAGTTACAGATTTGGCTAGTTTTTTGCGCACAAAACTAGGCTTAAACCGCGCCCCGCGTAAGCTGTTTTTCTCGCGCTTAACGCGATTTGTGATTTTAGCTTTGGGCTTAGCGCTAAGTGCTATCTTTAGTGTGGCAGCCTTTGAGCTACTTAGCCCTATTTCTATGCTGCATCGTGGCGTAGTTTTTGGTATGGGATTTGGTGTATTTGCTATTGTGGCGGTGTTTTTATTTGATTTATTTATGGTGAAAAATGGCTTTTGTGGGCATATTTGTCCGCTAGGTGCGATGTATTCGCTTATAGGGAAATTTGCACTTTTGCGCGTTTCTCATAATGTAGCAAATTGCACAAAATGTATGCAATGTGTGCAGATTTGCCCAGAACCAGAGGTGTTAAAGCCTATTGGCAAGGAAAGTGGCGCGTTTAAGACGATGACTTGTTTGCGCTGTGGGAGATGTATTGAGGCGTGCGATGATAATGCACTAACATTTAGTATCTTAAATTTGACACTTAAGGAGAGAAAATGA
- a CDS encoding nitrate reductase cytochrome c-type subunit, producing the protein MKKYARGLMIGLLGLALFACSDSKSAKEEVADTDIGIRKVDLEDEKDVKLLQYEYPTASAGESTRIERSYENAPPMIPHNIDDMLPITADNNQCLACHDPAIAADIGAIPVPASHTYDLRTDKKLNEVAHARFNCVLCHTPQANVAPAIANTFSPTFRTQDGKSASNLLDVLNEGVK; encoded by the coding sequence ATGAAAAAATACGCTAGAGGTTTGATGATTGGCTTGCTTGGGTTAGCATTGTTTGCTTGTTCAGATTCTAAATCTGCAAAAGAGGAGGTAGCAGATACGGATATTGGGATAAGAAAGGTAGATTTAGAAGATGAAAAAGATGTGAAATTGCTGCAGTATGAGTATCCTACCGCATCAGCAGGCGAAAGCACTAGAATTGAGCGCTCTTATGAGAATGCCCCGCCCATGATACCGCACAATATTGATGATATGCTGCCTATTACAGCGGATAATAATCAATGCTTAGCCTGCCATGACCCCGCTATTGCAGCAGACATTGGGGCAATTCCTGTGCCTGCTTCGCATACTTATGATTTGCGCACAGATAAGAAATTAAATGAAGTGGCTCATGCGCGCTTTAACTGCGTGCTATGCCACACGCCTCAAGCCAATGTAGCTCCAGCTATTGCCAATACTTTTTCGCCCACTTTCCGCACACAAGATGGCAAGAGCGCTTCAAATTTGCTTGATGTGCTTAATGAAGGTGTGAAATAG
- a CDS encoding WD40 repeat domain-containing protein produces the protein MGAQDVVAQNIESTSIYAKDAQVIHIDAILTHISLFDDKIFAGNAEGGIDIFTLNSAEHARKVASINLPLIEDYFGNKHPSRVYDVATFDGKELFILCEASLGKRQILKLNLKDTKNVQVVLTTTSAPKRMRTAGKDRLVLGFLSNEIKLYDLNKQTFLYTAHASVARFSDLCVNMPYIFSTDESGIVNVFNAESGALLQRLAINKDNNYQVVSAKHTILTAGVDKQMAIFTFADSKKQDTIGFTLQRATSLRSEFLIYAVGISPQAQWAAFTKNEQNDISLVRLDNMQEYFVLKGSSSLVNTLLFYDEHTLISGNDDKSFVIWRF, from the coding sequence TTGGGGGCGCAAGATGTTGTAGCGCAAAATATAGAATCTACTAGCATTTATGCTAAAGATGCGCAAGTTATCCATATAGACGCCATTCTTACGCATATTAGTTTATTTGATGATAAGATTTTTGCAGGCAATGCAGAGGGTGGCATAGATATTTTTACACTCAATAGTGCCGAGCACGCGCGCAAAGTTGCTAGTATCAATTTACCTTTAATTGAGGATTATTTTGGGAATAAACACCCCTCGCGTGTGTATGATGTGGCTACTTTTGATGGTAAGGAGCTATTTATCCTATGTGAGGCTTCACTAGGCAAAAGGCAGATTCTAAAGCTTAATCTTAAGGATACTAAAAATGTGCAAGTTGTTTTGACCACCACAAGCGCGCCTAAGCGTATGCGCACAGCGGGTAAAGATAGGCTTGTTTTGGGATTTTTAAGTAATGAAATTAAGCTTTATGATTTAAATAAACAAACCTTTCTCTACACTGCGCATGCAAGTGTGGCGCGATTTTCGGACTTATGCGTGAATATGCCCTATATTTTTAGCACTGATGAATCTGGCATTGTGAATGTATTCAATGCAGAAAGTGGTGCTTTATTGCAAAGACTTGCGATAAATAAAGACAATAACTATCAAGTAGTATCTGCTAAGCACACCATTTTAACCGCTGGCGTGGATAAACAAATGGCAATTTTTACCTTTGCAGATTCTAAAAAACAAGATACAATAGGTTTTACCCTGCAGCGTGCCACAAGCTTAAGGAGTGAATTTCTCATCTATGCGGTGGGGATTTCGCCACAAGCGCAGTGGGCGGCTTTTACAAAAAATGAGCAAAATGATATAAGCCTTGTAAGACTTGATAATATGCAAGAGTATTTTGTGCTTAAAGGCTCTAGCTCGCTTGTAAATACACTGCTGTTTTATGATGAGCATACACTCATTTCGGGCAATGATGATAAGAGTTTTGTGATTTGGCGATTTTAA
- a CDS encoding chaperone NapD, which produces MNISSIVVKTTQAAFDDVERAIMGLQGCEIYLKDRESSHIIVVIEAANAGEEMALNKYLETLEGVMSANMHYTYQENELNAQLRAMQDGGYEFLNDDSIPAEHIAYSGSIAHIMAESLKHKH; this is translated from the coding sequence ATGAATATTTCAAGCATTGTGGTAAAGACTACACAAGCGGCATTTGATGATGTGGAGCGCGCGATTATGGGTTTGCAGGGCTGTGAAATTTACCTTAAAGATAGAGAATCTAGCCATATTATTGTAGTGATTGAAGCAGCCAATGCAGGCGAAGAAATGGCGTTAAATAAATATTTAGAGACTCTAGAGGGTGTCATGAGTGCTAATATGCACTACACTTATCAGGAAAATGAGCTAAATGCGCAGCTAAGGGCTATGCAAGATGGTGGATATGAATTTTTGAATGATGATTCTATCCCAGCTGAACATATCGCATATTCTGGCTCTATTGCGCACATTATGGCAGAAAGCCTAAAGCATAAACACTAA
- a CDS encoding YiiX/YebB-like N1pC/P60 family cysteine hydrolase, which yields MRCLLLCVCMLCGLSYGNEKNVQSGDLVFVHAADSVFDDAIVAATQKKMTNYTHVGIIEVDKHRIYVLEAHPQKGVVRSEWSDFKAENPSYDVMRLKQPQDINTIIRRAKTFLGQPYDDYYGVNNGRMYCSELVYESYLDKQGRHIFEAKPMNFYAPDGSLPKYWQDLFAKLGESVPQGELGTNPNDMSQSSALVMLKKD from the coding sequence ATGAGATGTCTTTTATTGTGCGTGTGTATGCTGTGTGGCTTAAGCTATGGGAATGAAAAGAATGTGCAAAGCGGGGATTTGGTCTTTGTGCATGCAGCAGATTCTGTATTTGATGATGCCATTGTGGCAGCCACGCAAAAAAAGATGACAAACTACACGCATGTGGGCATTATCGAAGTGGATAAACATAGAATCTATGTGCTAGAAGCCCACCCGCAAAAAGGCGTAGTAAGGAGCGAATGGAGCGATTTTAAGGCAGAAAATCCCTCTTATGATGTGATGCGATTAAAGCAGCCTCAAGATATAAATACCATTATTCGCAGGGCAAAGACATTTTTAGGGCAGCCTTATGATGATTATTATGGCGTGAATAATGGCAGAATGTATTGCAGCGAGCTGGTGTATGAATCCTATCTTGATAAGCAGGGCAGGCATATTTTTGAGGCAAAGCCTATGAATTTTTACGCGCCCGATGGCTCATTGCCCAAATATTGGCAAGATTTATTTGCCAAACTTGGAGAAAGCGTGCCACAAGGAGAGCTAGGCACAAATCCAAACGATATGTCCCAATCTAGCGCACTTGTAATGCTTAAAAAAGATTGA